Proteins encoded by one window of Xiphophorus couchianus chromosome 13, X_couchianus-1.0, whole genome shotgun sequence:
- the dlgap3 gene encoding disks large-associated protein 3, with the protein MKGYHVSRSMSQHSSGGGGGGPCHCTPDDCDGPGRDYYHGRSDGYYYSGGPTEALALERHHSHSHSHAHSHSHSHSGTFPRSHPSQHPPLQSFDSCEDCLSSGHGGKMHRIPPNLMDQFEKQVPFHPDGFHTLQYQRTASGGAEHRSESPSRIRHLVNSVQRLFAKSHSLEAPTKREYNGTRGGGEYRGERGGGHRSGGEEVHYSGHQSRSTRRSKSRERSKSGDSRHESGRRHRSRTAGWWSSDDNLDSDSSFLVSGGRRGYPTGHESLDAAIQELTMKKPKERSGGPGSSECMACTTMALTGGEGGGHHGHHSHSLKRSTWSAMTVSQAREVYPSTRGGGYDKALVPLENKLKERSFHYLQVPSEDWGGGGYGGSADSGGEIPCRRMRSGSYIKAMGDDDSADSETSPKASPKSTLIAQRDAFRRSISMDQRYSCKQCTDSYPNSRTAPKTHTRSRSYTRSLTSSQLGDALNHQFETVCETMFGEVESQAVEALDLPGVFRTRSHSYVRAIQAGCSQDDDCLSVFSMSAPQGSIKGGAVFPYRKGAPPPLPPRMSKSSLSVRAQSSTESTQDAYFQSGGQMAPGTGRPKQHSNSIDLGGSEGPSGRASRGGYYTSGGPGRSRQHSNSAESLDGVKGSRELVPYGGGPGVGVRAKHSCSADSLLEGPPRPARDRDGRVGGGSLGKSSSLPQNNMIVSKIGGQDDGRAARKWRPSIAVQVDSSETLSDSDTEGKALTEVHSIGVQVEDEKRRARFKRSNSVTASVQADLDPEGFPGLSVAVPTQDKSLQFGCSFQRHSSEPESASQYTECHRTVHTQGQWAYREDLIQGNYNPEAFQVDTRPHQHPDLPPRSHSPLPITAERAWTATPSLEGPRSLPDSGRASPCMRDGEFFLRLLQTEVERMEGWCQNMEREAEENELPEDALELIRSAVGSAQMLMSQKVQQFFRLCQQSIDPSAYPQPTSQDLASFWDLLQLNIEDVRVRFQDLQKLKDSGWRLPPEKKEDKKLPPPLPKKPAGGVSGSLRADSVGDGVSVSARGGPAGLVVPRVGGHTLPIREKSLDLGDRQRTEARRRLLQTKRTASFRQNSATESADSIEIYIPEAQTRL; encoded by the exons ATGAAAGGGTACCATGTCAGCCGTAGCATGTCTCAGCATTCCTCTGGTGGTGGCGGAGGAGGCCCCTGCCACTGTACGCCGGACGACTGTGACGGCCCAGGCAGAGACTACTACCATGGCCGTAGCGACGGGTACTACTACTCGGGTGGTCCAACCGAGGCTCTGGCACTGGAGAGGCATCACTCCCACTCTCATTCGCATGCACACTCGCACTCCCATAGCCACTCTGGCACCTTTCCCCGCTCCCACCCCAGCCAGCACCCGCCTCTCCAGTCGTTTGACTCCTGCGAGGATTGCCTGTCTTCGGGCCATGGAGGAAAGATGCATCGGATTCCTCCAAACCTAATGGACCAGTTTGAGAAGCAGGTTCCCTTCCACCCAGATGGCTTCCACACCCTACAGTACCAACGCACGGCGAGCGGAGGGGCCGAGCACCGCAGCGAGAGCCCCTCTCGTATTCGCCACTTGGTCAACTCCGTCCAGCGGCTCTTCGCCAAGTCCCATTCCCTTGAAGCACCCACCAAAAGGGAGTACAATGGCACGAGGGGCGGCGGGGAGTACCGGGGCGAGAGAGGAGGGGGCCACAGAAGCGGAGGGGAGGAGGTTCACTACTCAGGCCACCAATCTCGCTCGACCAGGAGGAGCAAGTCGCGAGAGCGCAGCAAAAGCGGCGACTCTCGGCACGAGTCGGGGCGACGTCACCGCAGCCGGACGGCCGGCTGGTGGAGCTCTGACGACAACCTGGACAGCGACAGCAGTTTCTTGGTCAGCGGGGGCAGACGGGGTTATCCCACTGGACACGAGAGTCTGGATGCCGCCATTCAAGAGCTCACCATGAAGAAACCAAAGGAGCGCAGCGGAGGACCCGGATCCTCCGAGTGCATGGCTTGCACCACCATGGCTCTGACCGGCGGCGAGGGCGGTGGGCACCATGGCCACCATAGTCACTCCCTGAAGCGGAGCACCTGGTCGGCCATGACAGTGAGTCAGGCCAGGGAGGTTTATCCTTCCACCAGGGGAGGAGGTTACGATAAAGCACTGGTGCCCTTGGAGAACAAGCTGAAGGAGAGATCATTCCACTACCTGCAG GTCCCTTCAGAGGACTGGGGGGGCGGCGGCTACGGCGGATCAGCCGACAGCGGAGGCGAGATCCCGTGCCGTCGGATGCGCAGTGGAAGCTACATCAAGGCCATGGGCGACGACGACAGCGCAGACTCAGAGACGAGCCCTAAAGCCTCGCCCAAATCCACCCTGATCGCCCAGAGGGACGCCTTCAGACGCTCCATAAGCATGGATCAAAG GTATTCCTGTAAGCAGTGCACAGATTCCTACCCGAACAGCAGAACGGCACCTAAAACCCACACTCGCTCTCGCAGCTACACACGCTCTCTGACCAGCTCACAG ctGGGAGACGCGTTGAACCACCAGTTCGAGACGGTGTGCGAAACCATGTTCGGCGAGGTGGAGTCGCAGGCCGTCGAGGCCCTGGATCTCCCCGGCGTGTTCCGGACCCGCAGCCACAGCTACGTGCGCGCCATCCAGGCGGGCTGCTCCCAGGACGACGACTGCCTCTCCGTCTTCTCCATGTCCGCCCCCCAGGGGAGCATCAAGGGCGGGGCCG TCTTTCCTTACCGTAAAGGTGCTCCCCCACCGCTCCCACCTCGCATGTCCAAGTCTTCTCTCTCGGTGCGCGCCCAGAGCAGCACCGAGTCCACCCAGGACGCCTACTTCCAGAGCGGCGGACAAATGGCTCCAGGCACCGGGCGCCCCAAGCAGCACAGCAACTCCATAGACCTCGGTGGCTCCGAGGGGCCGTCGGGTCGCGCCTCCAGGGGGGGCTACTACACGTCTGGTGGGCCCGGACGCTCCCGCCAGCACAGCAACTCGGCGGAGAGCCTGGACGGGGTCAAGGGTTCCAGGGAGCTCGTGCCCTACGGAGGGGGGCCCGGAGTGGGAGTCAGGGCAAAGCACAGCTGCTCAGCCGACAGCCTGCTGGAGGGGCCGCCACGGCCGGCGAGGGACCGGGACGGCCGGGTCGGCGGCGGCAGCCTGGGGAAGTCGTCGTCACTTCCACAGAACAACATGATAGTGAGTAAGATCGGCGGGCAGGACGACGGGCGCGCGGCCAGGAAGTGGAGGCCGTCCATTGCCGTGCAG GTGGACAGCTCGGAGACTCTGTCCGATTCCGATACGGAGGGAAAAGCTCTCACCGAGGTTCACTCCATAGGAGTCCAAGTGGAAGATGAGAAAag GCGGGCTCGATTCAAACGCTCCAACAGCGTGACGGCGAGCGTGCAGGCCGACCTGGACCCCGAGGGCTTCCCGGGGCTTAGCGTTGCTGTGCCAACACAGGACAAGAGTCTGCAGTTTGGCTGCTCCTTCCAGAGGCACTCGTCAGAGCCAGAGTCCGCGTCGCAGTACACGGAGTGCCACCGCACGGTCCACACACAGGGCCAGTGGGCTTACAGAGAG GATCTCATTCAGGGCAACTACAACCCCGAAGCTTTCCAAGTAGACACAAGGCCCCATCAGCACCCAGACCTGCCGCCGCGCTCCCACTCCCCTCTTCCCATTACCGCGGAGCGCGCCTGGACGGCCACACCGTCCCTGGAAGGCCCGCGCAGCCTTCCCGACTCGGGCCGGGCCTCGCCCTGCATGAGGGACGGAGAGTTCTTCCTGCGCCTGCTGCAGACGGAGGTGGAGAGGATGGAGGGCTGGTGCCAGAACATGGAGAGGGAGGCGGAGGAGAATGAGCTTCCAGAGGATG cTCTTGAGCTAATTCGAAGCGCAGTTGGCAGTGCCCAGATGCTCATGTCTCAAAAGGTCCAGCAGTTCTTCCGCCTCTGTCAGCAAAGTATT GACCCGTCCGCCTACCCCCAGCCCACGTCGCAGGACCTGGCGTCCTTCTGGGACCTGCTCCAGCTCAACATAGAGGACGTAAGGGTTAGGTTTCAGGACCTCCAGAAGCTCAAGGACTCTGGGTGGAGGCTCCCACCTGAAAAGAAG GAGGATAAGAAACTTCCTCCGCCCCTACCAAAGAAGCCAGCGGGCGGGGTGAGCGGCAGCCTCCGGGCCGATAGCGTGGGAGACGGGGTCTCCGTTAGTGCCAGGGGCGGCCCGGCGGGGCTGGTGGTGCCCCGCGTTGGAGGGCACACCCTCCCCATCAGGGAGAAGTCCCTGGACCTCGGAGACCGTCAGAGGACAGAGGCGCGAAGGAGGCTGCTGCAGACCAAGCGTACCGCCTCCTTCAGGCAGAACTCGGCCACCGAGAGCGCCGACAGTATTGAGATCTACATCCCCGAAGCCCAGACTCGACTCTGA